The Faecalibaculum rodentium genome segment TCCGGATACTTCTCTGCCAGCAGACCGATGTTCGCCGCATGGTCGGGCTCCAGGTGGGAAACAACCAGGTAATCCGGCGTCCTGCCATCCAGTGCCTCTTCCATCTTTGCAAGCCATTCACCGGTCTTTCTGGCATCTATGGTATCCATGATTACGGTCTTGTCTTTGCCCTTCACCACATACGAGTTGTAGGCCACACCATTGGGAACGGTGTACTGGGATTCAAACAGATCGAGGTTGGGATCGTCTGCCCCGATATAAACAATATCCTCATTGATCAGCTGTTTCATACTACCTCCTGTATGACAGGCCTCTGCTGTGAACGCTGCCTGTCCTGCTCTATTGATTATACGTCAGTTTCCGGGTCTCTGGATGTTACCAGAAACGTCAGTATGTCATTCATGACCACCCGGGCCTCTTTCTCCAGCAATATCTCATGCCGCATAGCCGGATACAGTGTCCCACGCACATCCTGGTAGCCCAGGGTGCGCAGAAAATCCTGTTCGGCGATCCATTTCTGACGGGATCCGATGACCGGGTCATCCTCGCCGGCTATGAAGAACACCGGCAGATCCGGGTGTTTCATCTGCCAGCCCTTCGGACTGTAGACATCCCGCACGAGGCTGAACAGGTTCATGTACCCGTTGAGCGTGAAATGGAACCCGTCCAGGGGATGGTCGTTGAACGCCTGCACATTCTCTTCATTGGCCGAAAGCCAGGCATTGCCGCCGAATTTGCGGCCAAAGGCCCCATCCGCCAGTTCGTGTATGAACCGCGAGCGGTGGCGGCCGCCCCTGACTTTCGCCAGGGTCCTGGCCAGCACCAGTCCCGCCTGTGCACCCGGATTGTTCCAGGGGGCCCCGGAGAGAATCAGCGCCGAGATCTGGTCGTCATGGGTCTTCAGATACTTGCGGGCCACGAGCGATCCCATGGAATGCCCCAGCAGCGTGACGGGCACATCCCTGAACCGGGCCCGGATGCCGCAGGTGACCTGATGGAGGTCTTCGACAATGGCCTCTCCGTCTTCGTCCCCGAAAAATCCCAGGGTGCCGGACTCCAGCGCCTGCTGTCCGTGTCCCCGGTGGTCATGGATCACCGCCCCATAGCCCCGTGCGGCGAGAAACTCCATGAACGGCAGATACCGCTCCTTGTGCTCGCACATGCCATGGGAGATCTGCACGATGCCTGACAGCGTCCCGGGATCATCCGGGAGGGTCAGCAAGACGTCCAGCGGCAGGCCATCCTGCCGGGAGGTCAGGGAAAAGTGTTCGGTTTTCATTGCAGTTGGCGCTCCCTTCTTCTGTTCCGTGCCATGAGAAAGCTGGTGACCACATCACAGACCGGGATCAGCAGCAGCACCGTCCGGATCAGGAACAGCTTCGGCGTAAGATTCGAAGACTCAATGCTGCGGTACATGCCCGCCATGTCATAGGCACTGGTGATCAGCAGCATGGTATAGGCAATACCCAGAAACACCGGTACCCCTGTATCTGCCGTGAGGTAGATGTGGATGCATTCCAGGGGAAGCAGACACAGCTTGCCGGCAAAGGCCGCATCATACAGCTGGGTGGTGCCGGCTGTTTTCTTTCCCGCAAACAGGAACACCAGGTTCACGATGAGCAGAATGTAATAGAAAATCAGCAGGGCACCACTGGCTGTCAGGTAAAACAGCTGGATTTCGCTGATCAGAGCCGCAAGCGGCAGCCACAGGATATACTGCCTGTCAAACCACGCGGCCAGGATCATGAGGATCATCGTCGCTGCCAGAAGCAGGGCGGAGACCAGCATGTTCGGGAAGACCAGTAGCAGCAGACTCTGGATCAGCAGCAGACAGACGGCCCACCGCAGGCATTTTGCTGCCAGTGGCGGATTTGCGTTACCAGCTGAGAACATAAACCACCACAATGGCAATCACAAGAACAAGCGCAGTCAGCGCCATCCACCGGCTTCGTCCGGATTCCGTTTTTCCTTCATATTTGTCCATGCATCCATTATAAAAGGTTTGTCTTTTCCTGTCTTCCACCAGCAGAGCCGGTGTGTGCAGACTGCCACTCGCAAAGGGCACGGCCCTGCAGACACAATAGAGTAGGGAGAGACAGGTTAGTTCTGCCCCTCCCTCTCACACCACCGTACGTACGGATCCGTATACGGCGGTTCATGTCTACATAACACTTATGCACAAGAGTAGTATTTCCAGGGATCGACCAGTCCAGGCCGATCCTTTCTTTTCAACGAGAGAATATGCGGGTTCAGGATCATGTTCACCACTTCGTTGTTTCCCAGTCTGTACCAGCCACAGTGCGTCATGCTCTGCGCAAAGACATATGACTTGGGAAATGGGTGGCTGATCCGTCCATTGAGCTTCCACAGGTTGGTGAAGATCGTTCCCCTGCGCTTCCACTGCTTCAGGATCACTACCCTCACCCGGTGCCTCATCCATGGGCCAAATGTTTCCTTCAGCCACATACTCATCGCACCGATTCGGTAGTAGTTGATCCACCCCCGCATGATCTGGTTGATCCTCGTGAATGTGACCGCCAGCGGTATGGCCGCCGCTTTTCTGCGGACAGTCACGCTCCTGATCTTCTCCTTCAGGCGTTTCTTGCTGTCATCATGCGGCCTGCACTTCCATCCATCGCTGCCCTTCCAGAATGTGAACCCGAGGAACTTTCCTTTGGTTGGTCTCACTACTCTGGTTTTCTCGGCGCTGGCTGTCAGGAACAGCTTCCGCTTCAGCCAGCTGATCACACTGGCCATCACACGGTGTGCCGCCTTTTCGCTCTTCGTGAAGATGATGCAGTCATCCGCATACCTCACGAATCGCAGTCCTCTCTTTTCAAGCTCCTTGTCGAACTTGTCCAGATAGATATTGGCCAGAAGCGGGGACAGCGGGCCACCCTGAGGCGTTCCTTCCTCTGTTTTCTGCTTCACGCCATTCTCCATCACTCCTGCTTTCAGGAATTTCCGAATGAGTCCCAGTACTTCGGATTCATTCATCTGTTCCCGGATGATGGAGATCAGCTTGTCCTGATTCACCCGGTCAAAGAACTTCTCTATGTCCAGATCCACGATCCAGTCATATCCTTCGTTCAGGTAGACCATGGCTTGCAGGACCGCCTGCTGGGCACTCCTGTCCGGTCGGAATCCATAGCTGTATTCGCTGAATACAGGCTCATAGACTTGCGACAGCTGCTGACTCACTGCCTGCTGGATCACCCTGTCAACGACTGTAGGGATGCCCAGGGGCCTTTTCTTCCCGTTTGGTTTGGGGATATAGACCCTTCTTGCAGGCTGGGGCTTATAGGTCCCTTTCAGCAGACCATTACTGATCTCCTCCTTGTGAGCCTCCATGTATTCGGACAGTTCTTCCACCCCCATCCCATCAACTCCGGCACTGCCTTTGTTGGCTTTCACCTTCCTGCAGGCTGTTTCCAGATTGGCGGGATGTGCGATCCTCTCGATCATTCTCGGCATACTTGCGGTTTCCTTACTATCCTTTTCAGACCGGACACCTGTTCCCTGATTCCTTTTTGTGTCCGCCGCTTCCGGGTTACGTTCCCTTCTGCTTTGGACAGGATCTTTCTGGAATGGTGTCCTGTTGTCATATAGCCGAAACTCTATAGACATGTTCGGTCCTTCGCTCCTTCTTCCATTACAGAAGCTATCCACACTACTACGACCTTGGCTGACTCCCTGTGACAAACCGTTTTCGACCATTCTGCTCTGCCTTTGAACCTCACCTCTTGGCTGATTCACGAAGTACAGATGGGGAATGTCCACAGGGCCTCCCGGGGTAAGGTGCACTTCTTTCGTTCCATGACCTCCTGATTTACTGCTTTGGCTACGTCTGCCTGTTGGGTTAAGACACATCGGCGCCCTCTCCCGCCGCCACAGCCTTATATCCGATTTCTGTTCGTAGGTTCGGAACTTTGATACACGCTTCTTTCACGAACCCCCTTACAGTCATAGGTCCGCTTGCGTTTCTCTACTCTTACCGGCAGATAAGTTGAGGCTGGACTCTCACCAGCTAGAAGTGCACCATGCCCGGCACACCGACAAAGGGACAGCAGATATCCGCTGTCCCTTTTGCGCAGGTATTCTCGAGATTCGAACATACGTGTATACGCGCGTCAGCGGCCGGGATCTGCCCGGACCGCAGGCACGACACCATGCAGCTGTTTCGGCAAAATGTTCCAGCAGCATCCGTTCTGCTTTTGCCGACCACAGTCCGCGGTTTTCCCGGCAGACTTTGTCCAGTTCCAGGAAAAAGGGATCTTTGTCTGCAAGACTGTCCAGATCTTCAATGGCCGTCATAGGCATGTTTATGTGCGTGTATACCAGTTTCTTTCCCCCTGGCACATTCGGGAGATCTTTCGTGACCTCCACCGCCGAATCCAGACCGCCCACATGCGTGATCATCACTGCCGACTCAATGCGGCCATCCGCGTTCTTTTCGATGGCTTCCTTCATGTCGTCGATCGTCCCGCCCGTGGAGCCGATGATCTTGGTGCGCGAATAGTGGCTGTCATAGAGATTCACCGTTGCGGAAAACTCCGCATTTGTCGGTCCGGCAAACAGGTTCATGCACCCGTCGTAAGCCAGCAGCCGGTTTCCCATTTCGCAGACCGCCGCATTGGGGATATAGACAAACACATCGTCATAGCCTTTCCCCTCTGTGAGATCCATCAGATGTTTCTCCGGGTCCTCCAGGGATGCCGTGTTCACGTATACCAGCTCCACACCATGTCTGGCGGCTTCTTTTTCGCTGATGACCTCACGCGCCCGGGCGATCCTGGCATCGCTGATTTCCGTCACCACGATGCGCTTTGGCTTGTTTTCAAACGTCAGCCCATAGGAAATGGCACCCAGTCCCATGGGGCCGCAGCCGCCGAGAATCAGGATGCTGCCACCCTCCTTTGTCCCCATGACATGTTCATAGCTGCCGGGCTTCGTGTGGTAGTTTGTGTGATACCCGCCGATGCAGCAGGACACCGGCTCCGCCACGGAACTGGCGAAATACGCATCGCCGTCATACGTCCAGAGGCAGCCGGCTTCAATGATGTCATTGGGAAAAATGCAGTATTCTGTATCTCCGCCGCACCACTGGTAGGAGTATCCCGGAGATTCCATATGTCCGGAAATTGCCGGCTGCTGGGCGAATTTCTGCCCCGGCTGGAACCGGTCCTGCCACTTTTTGCCGACCTGGATGATATCCCCCGCAAATTCGTGGCCGATGATCACCGGATTCTCGTGCACATCATCGGGCACCCGCTTGTGCTTTGCTCCCTGCTTCACGGTTTTCCATGTGGACATGCAGATGGAATCCGAGACCACCTTGACCAGGATCTCGTCGTCTGCGATTTCCGGCAGCTCGAATTCCTCCAGCCGGATGTCATCCACGCCATACAGGCGAATCGCTCTTGTCTTCATGCTCATTCCCTTCCTTCCCGTTCTCTGTATTTCTTTTCTTGTATTTTTCGCACCGGCCGGATCAAAGACAGCCGGTTTTTCGGTTTTCCGTCAGTCCGCGGCTCTGCAGCCTGCCAGCCTGTCTGCAGCCATGGCCTGTTTTCAGGCTTCTTCCCAGGTGACCCGCACCTTCAGGTCTTCCACTGTGACGGCATCCGCCGGCTGTGTTCCCTCTGTCATGCAGGCCCCGGCAGACAGAGCCACAGCCAGAACCGCCGTCTGTTCCAGGTCCAGTCCCTGCTCCAGGCTGCAGGCCAGGCCCGCCACCATCGCATCTCCGGCACCCACCGCCGACTGGAAGGGAATCTTCAGCGCCGGCAGGACCAGTGCCCTGTCAGCCGTGACAAACAGACTGCCGTCCTCCCCCATGGAAATGACCACCAGCCGGGTGCCGGCTTCCATCAGCTGCCTGGCCAGGGAAATCATTGTGTCTGTATCCAGCGTCTCTTCCGGCATGCCGAAATACTGACTCAGTTCAAACCGGTTGGGCTTGATGACATCCGGCCCTGCCTGGATTCCCTCCCGGAAGAGCCCGCCATCGGCATCAAGGATCACCTGCAGCCCCCGGCGCTGCGCGGTTTCCGTCAGCCGGCGGTAAATGTCTTCCGGAACCCCCGGGCCAACGTTGCCCGACAGCACCAGGATCCCTTCTGCAGCTGCCAGTGTTTCCTCCAGACGCCGGATGTCATCCGCACTG includes the following:
- the ltrA gene encoding group II intron reverse transcriptase/maturase; protein product: MPRMIERIAHPANLETACRKVKANKGSAGVDGMGVEELSEYMEAHKEEISNGLLKGTYKPQPARRVYIPKPNGKKRPLGIPTVVDRVIQQAVSQQLSQVYEPVFSEYSYGFRPDRSAQQAVLQAMVYLNEGYDWIVDLDIEKFFDRVNQDKLISIIREQMNESEVLGLIRKFLKAGVMENGVKQKTEEGTPQGGPLSPLLANIYLDKFDKELEKRGLRFVRYADDCIIFTKSEKAAHRVMASVISWLKRKLFLTASAEKTRVVRPTKGKFLGFTFWKGSDGWKCRPHDDSKKRLKEKIRSVTVRRKAAAIPLAVTFTRINQIMRGWINYYRIGAMSMWLKETFGPWMRHRVRVVILKQWKRRGTIFTNLWKLNGRISHPFPKSYVFAQSMTHCGWYRLGNNEVVNMILNPHILSLKRKDRPGLVDPWKYYSCA
- a CDS encoding alpha/beta fold hydrolase, which produces MKTEHFSLTSRQDGLPLDVLLTLPDDPGTLSGIVQISHGMCEHKERYLPFMEFLAARGYGAVIHDHRGHGQQALESGTLGFFGDEDGEAIVEDLHQVTCGIRARFRDVPVTLLGHSMGSLVARKYLKTHDDQISALILSGAPWNNPGAQAGLVLARTLAKVRGGRHRSRFIHELADGAFGRKFGGNAWLSANEENVQAFNDHPLDGFHFTLNGYMNLFSLVRDVYSPKGWQMKHPDLPVFFIAGEDDPVIGSRQKWIAEQDFLRTLGYQDVRGTLYPAMRHEILLEKEARVVMNDILTFLVTSRDPETDV
- a CDS encoding zinc-binding dehydrogenase, whose translation is MKTRAIRLYGVDDIRLEEFELPEIADDEILVKVVSDSICMSTWKTVKQGAKHKRVPDDVHENPVIIGHEFAGDIIQVGKKWQDRFQPGQKFAQQPAISGHMESPGYSYQWCGGDTEYCIFPNDIIEAGCLWTYDGDAYFASSVAEPVSCCIGGYHTNYHTKPGSYEHVMGTKEGGSILILGGCGPMGLGAISYGLTFENKPKRIVVTEISDARIARAREVISEKEAARHGVELVYVNTASLEDPEKHLMDLTEGKGYDDVFVYIPNAAVCEMGNRLLAYDGCMNLFAGPTNAEFSATVNLYDSHYSRTKIIGSTGGTIDDMKEAIEKNADGRIESAVMITHVGGLDSAVEVTKDLPNVPGGKKLVYTHINMPMTAIEDLDSLADKDPFFLELDKVCRENRGLWSAKAERMLLEHFAETAAWCRACGPGRSRPLTRVYTYVRISRIPAQKGQRISAVPLSVCRAWCTSSW
- the pfkB gene encoding 1-phosphofructokinase — its product is MITTVTFNPAVDKTAQVETLVTGGLNRLQNVRQDAGGKGINVSKTLKAIGVPSRATGFLAGNAGQFIRERLTDLGIAHDFVEIRGNTRTNLKVLDAAMTLTELNEAGPACSADDIRRLEETLAAAEGILVLSGNVGPGVPEDIYRRLTETAQRRGLQVILDADGGLFREGIQAGPDVIKPNRFELSQYFGMPEETLDTDTMISLARQLMEAGTRLVVISMGEDGSLFVTADRALVLPALKIPFQSAVGAGDAMVAGLACSLEQGLDLEQTAVLAVALSAGACMTEGTQPADAVTVEDLKVRVTWEEA